A region of Pleionea litopenaei DNA encodes the following proteins:
- a CDS encoding multifunctional CCA addition/repair protein, protein MNTYLVGGAVRDQLLNRPVVDRDWVVVGATPDELIQRGFKPVGKDFPVFLNPQTHEEYALARTEKKQGKGYHGFSCYFAPDVTLEQDLERRDLTINAIAQSEDGTLVDPFNGVADLQAKVLRHVSAAFIEDPLRVLRVARFAARYHSLGFTIAEETLQLMRQLAASGELNHLTPERVWKETEKALSENSPQVYFQTLHQVDALACIFPELDRLWGIPNPPQWHPEIDSGIHTMMVLEQAAKLSSSIDVRFAALCHDLGKGLTPEHEWPSHKGHEVAGIKVIEKMCQRLRIPNKLKQLACVTSEYHLHCHRAFELNPKTLIKTLESTGAYRQENAFEQFLLACKADFLGRTGFEDKPYPQLEFLSQLREKTATIDAKPFIDEGYTGKKIGEQIYRKRVDIATSFRASFSDETRA, encoded by the coding sequence ATGAACACTTATTTAGTTGGCGGAGCGGTACGTGACCAACTACTAAATCGCCCAGTCGTTGATCGCGACTGGGTTGTTGTCGGCGCCACCCCTGATGAACTGATACAACGCGGTTTCAAACCGGTGGGAAAAGACTTTCCCGTTTTCCTAAACCCGCAAACTCATGAAGAATATGCTCTGGCACGCACAGAGAAGAAGCAAGGAAAAGGCTATCATGGCTTTTCTTGCTACTTTGCTCCAGATGTAACACTGGAACAAGACCTCGAACGACGAGACTTAACGATCAACGCCATCGCTCAATCGGAGGATGGAACACTTGTCGACCCTTTCAATGGCGTTGCCGATCTTCAAGCCAAGGTTCTGCGCCATGTTTCAGCGGCCTTTATTGAAGATCCCTTGCGCGTGTTGCGCGTGGCAAGGTTTGCCGCTCGTTACCATTCATTAGGGTTTACCATAGCCGAAGAAACCTTGCAGCTCATGCGACAACTAGCGGCGAGTGGCGAACTGAACCATTTAACGCCGGAGCGAGTTTGGAAAGAAACCGAAAAGGCATTATCAGAAAATTCACCTCAGGTGTATTTTCAAACCCTTCATCAAGTAGACGCATTAGCTTGTATTTTTCCTGAGTTAGACCGCCTTTGGGGCATTCCAAACCCACCACAATGGCATCCAGAAATAGACTCTGGTATTCATACCATGATGGTTTTAGAGCAAGCCGCTAAATTGTCTTCATCCATTGACGTTCGATTTGCTGCACTTTGTCATGACCTAGGCAAAGGACTCACACCCGAACATGAGTGGCCCAGTCACAAGGGTCATGAAGTCGCAGGAATAAAAGTGATCGAAAAGATGTGTCAGCGTCTGCGTATTCCTAATAAATTGAAACAACTGGCCTGTGTAACATCAGAGTACCACTTGCATTGCCATCGAGCGTTTGAACTAAACCCCAAGACTTTGATAAAAACGCTTGAATCAACCGGTGCGTACCGTCAAGAAAACGCTTTTGAGCAATTTTTGCTGGCTTGTAAAGCAGACTTTCTGGGTCGTACCGGATTTGAAGACAAGCCTTACCCGCAACTAGAATTTCTGAGTCAGCTAAGAGAGAAAACCGCAACCATCGATGCAAAGCCTTTTATTGACGAAGGGTATACTGGAAAAAAAATTGGCGAACAAATTTATCGAAAGAGAGTCGATATTGCGACATCTTTTCGCGCAAGCTTTTCTGATGAGACGAGAGCATAA
- a CDS encoding ExeA family protein, with protein sequence MYESFFGLKDRPFSIAPDPRFLFMSPRHKEALAHLAYGIRHGAGFVLLTGEVGTGKTTICRQILRKLPENTRLAFILNPMLNAKELLATLCDELGIDYEKAEYSLKDLTDNLTRFLLQCHQDNINVVLMIDEAQNLQPEVLEQIRLLTNLETDQKKLLQIILVGQPELQELLARKQLRQLAQRVTARYHLRPLNQQETALYVQHRLRIGGTTQALFSKQALKSAFRFSEGIPRLINNLCDRALMAAYSEEKKIVAEKHVLAAAKEAMPLDVVEASRSRRGLVFGGIAAGVLVLVSMGVAVGYWLSSSESSSNSQRPIEQPTIRSVSKNNHQESIRAGGIEPSLMDRNEIYNTIFSGRDDQTGGWSEEFLAQRWQLNYKRVSQGDFCQFADDFQLKCETGYENWKTLLEMNRPANLLVENNEGDTSWLTLHRVKGNQVEIETQTGRRWIKEDLLLSIWTRQYQMLWQAPPGYSKPIKKGDVGDDVRWLSERLAFLYPGEVSSTEQQFTQIVEIKLKDFQLRYGLTSDGIAGMNTLIKLNTSTTAGMPTLR encoded by the coding sequence ATGTACGAAAGTTTTTTTGGATTGAAGGATCGTCCATTTTCTATCGCGCCAGACCCGCGATTTCTGTTTATGAGCCCGCGGCACAAAGAAGCGCTCGCGCACTTGGCCTATGGTATTCGCCACGGTGCTGGATTTGTATTGTTAACCGGAGAGGTAGGCACCGGAAAAACCACGATTTGCCGACAAATTCTGCGCAAATTACCCGAAAATACTCGGTTGGCTTTTATTTTGAACCCAATGCTCAACGCCAAAGAGTTGCTCGCAACCTTATGTGATGAGTTGGGTATCGATTATGAAAAGGCAGAGTACAGCCTGAAAGATCTAACGGATAATCTGACGCGCTTTTTGCTGCAGTGTCATCAAGATAATATTAATGTGGTGTTGATGATCGATGAAGCGCAAAATTTGCAACCGGAAGTTTTAGAACAAATTCGGTTATTGACCAACCTAGAAACCGACCAAAAAAAGCTTTTACAAATTATTTTAGTTGGGCAGCCTGAACTTCAAGAGCTTCTCGCGCGTAAACAACTCCGTCAATTGGCTCAGCGAGTAACCGCTCGATATCACTTGCGACCGCTGAATCAACAAGAAACCGCATTATACGTGCAACATCGATTGCGCATCGGTGGAACAACGCAAGCACTCTTTAGCAAGCAAGCGTTGAAAAGCGCCTTTCGATTTTCTGAAGGCATACCGAGATTGATTAACAACCTTTGTGACCGCGCATTGATGGCTGCTTATAGTGAAGAAAAAAAGATAGTTGCTGAAAAGCATGTTCTAGCTGCCGCAAAAGAAGCGATGCCTTTGGATGTTGTTGAAGCGAGTCGTAGTCGACGAGGTCTCGTCTTTGGCGGGATTGCTGCCGGCGTTTTGGTGCTGGTTAGTATGGGTGTTGCCGTCGGCTATTGGCTGAGTAGCAGCGAAAGCAGCAGCAATAGTCAACGGCCTATTGAGCAACCGACCATTCGCTCAGTTTCTAAGAATAATCATCAAGAGAGCATTCGAGCAGGTGGTATCGAACCTTCGTTAATGGATCGCAATGAAATATACAACACCATTTTTAGTGGACGAGATGATCAAACTGGTGGTTGGTCTGAAGAGTTTTTAGCGCAGCGTTGGCAACTGAATTACAAAAGAGTATCACAGGGCGACTTTTGTCAGTTTGCAGATGACTTTCAACTGAAATGCGAAACTGGGTATGAAAACTGGAAAACTCTGCTTGAAATGAACAGGCCAGCGAATCTATTGGTTGAAAATAATGAGGGGGATACGAGTTGGTTGACTTTGCATCGGGTTAAAGGCAATCAAGTTGAGATAGAAACTCAAACTGGACGACGTTGGATTAAAGAAGACTTATTGTTATCTATTTGGACTCGCCAGTACCAAATGTTATGGCAAGCGCCGCCCGGATATTCAAAGCCAATTAAAAAAGGCGACGTAGGAGACGATGTTCGTTGGCTATCTGAGCGCTTAGCGTTTTTATATCCAGGAGAAGTTTCTTCAACTGAACAACAATTTACTCAAATAGTTGAAATAAAACTTAAAGATTTTCAATTACGTTATGGGTTAACGTCTGACGGTATTGCGGGCATGAACACGTTAATAAAATTAAATACATCAACCACTGCTGGCATGCCAACTCTGAGGTAG
- a CDS encoding putative bifunctional diguanylate cyclase/phosphodiesterase, with amino-acid sequence MFVSRGSLLGVFLFITIAGVALSYKIYYQGQQVDTNNTALLSEKLPVLHAVSEIEQALSEHERINYEFYATQDAQTFTRNQSQNQNLVDKQLSALALHSVDASVLSKIKDYIHQQRQLSEDLLFQLTRGTYPEQWDKSRALLSDMTNLGNMIRPQLMELSLQVEEDLKVTQTLSSEQLHTMSNLVIIYSMIIIGIAIFGGYQLSIFFKEAIEKKKLAHFVERNPNAVLSLDWNGHITYLNPAAELLEDAINFPSIFQQVEIKINELKSISQSHLSWQFNRHDLDFLATIHKHNDIQTFTLYLENITQRRKAERELEFLAFNDPLTSLPNRRRMELDGIEWLQQAESHLLALVVIGIDRFSQITTTHGYQVGDEILNSVKERIQTSLSMLPERDIQAKLYRFTGAKFTLLLKSTTKEAIDDWTPRLIQEVQSSLLSFIANSHGHFYLHLSFGVSNNLQSRHQFSQLLQNADAAYTTARKTGSNQICFFSDDMQNRERQRLQMETDLRIAKDSQQFNLVYQPKINTKTLKIMGVEALIRWQHPTSGFVSPAEFIPVAEQSGLIIEIGSWIIDQVCQQIAIWRQQKLSQITCAINISPFQFLHHDFIEQLDVAIAKHQVPSSSVELEITEGLLMHDLQRSVEILKQLHRRGFKISIDDFGTGYSSLAYLKLFPLDKLKIDKSFIDNISSNGADRSIVRTIIDLAKHLNLKVVAEGVETLEQFELLNEYQCDEIQGYYFSKPISAQAIIEFSHEH; translated from the coding sequence ATGTTTGTGTCACGAGGGTCTTTGCTTGGTGTATTCTTATTCATAACGATTGCAGGAGTCGCTCTCTCGTATAAGATCTATTACCAAGGTCAACAAGTCGATACCAACAATACGGCTTTACTATCCGAAAAACTGCCCGTTTTACATGCTGTATCTGAAATAGAGCAAGCATTGAGTGAGCATGAACGAATTAATTATGAGTTTTATGCAACCCAAGATGCTCAAACTTTCACTCGCAACCAATCACAAAATCAAAACCTTGTTGATAAACAGCTCTCAGCATTAGCTTTGCACTCTGTTGATGCGTCGGTTCTATCGAAAATTAAGGATTACATCCACCAACAACGACAACTGTCTGAAGATTTGCTGTTTCAGTTAACACGAGGTACTTACCCCGAGCAGTGGGACAAATCTAGAGCTCTTCTTTCTGATATGACCAACTTAGGAAACATGATACGACCTCAACTCATGGAGCTATCGTTGCAAGTCGAAGAAGATTTGAAGGTGACTCAAACGCTTAGTTCAGAGCAGCTTCATACTATGTCGAATCTCGTTATCATTTATTCAATGATTATCATCGGAATCGCTATTTTTGGAGGCTATCAGCTGTCCATCTTTTTTAAGGAAGCGATTGAGAAAAAAAAGCTCGCTCATTTTGTTGAGCGTAACCCTAATGCCGTACTCAGTTTAGACTGGAATGGCCATATTACTTACTTAAATCCTGCGGCAGAATTACTCGAAGACGCGATTAATTTCCCTTCAATATTTCAGCAGGTTGAAATAAAAATCAATGAATTGAAAAGCATCAGTCAATCCCATTTAAGTTGGCAGTTTAATCGGCACGATTTGGACTTCTTAGCAACAATCCACAAACACAACGACATTCAAACATTTACCTTATACTTAGAAAACATTACACAAAGAAGAAAGGCTGAGCGAGAACTCGAATTTCTAGCTTTTAATGATCCTCTAACGTCATTACCCAACCGGCGACGAATGGAGCTCGATGGCATAGAGTGGCTACAGCAAGCGGAAAGCCACCTGCTAGCACTCGTCGTCATCGGAATTGATCGATTTAGTCAAATAACGACAACCCATGGATATCAAGTTGGCGATGAAATTCTTAATTCAGTTAAAGAACGCATTCAAACTTCATTAAGCATGCTCCCAGAGCGAGATATTCAAGCGAAGCTATATCGCTTTACTGGAGCTAAATTCACTCTATTATTGAAATCAACAACAAAAGAAGCGATTGACGACTGGACTCCTAGGCTCATTCAAGAAGTGCAATCAAGCCTTTTAAGCTTTATTGCTAACAGTCATGGACATTTCTATCTTCATTTATCCTTTGGCGTTTCAAATAACCTACAAAGTCGACATCAATTTTCACAGCTTTTGCAAAATGCAGATGCCGCCTATACCACAGCTCGAAAAACAGGAAGCAATCAAATTTGCTTTTTCAGTGACGACATGCAAAATCGTGAACGTCAGCGATTACAAATGGAAACAGATTTACGTATTGCAAAAGACAGCCAGCAGTTTAACTTGGTTTACCAACCAAAAATAAATACTAAAACTTTAAAAATAATGGGCGTTGAAGCGCTTATCCGTTGGCAACATCCTACCTCGGGATTTGTATCTCCGGCTGAATTTATTCCTGTTGCTGAGCAGAGCGGATTAATAATAGAAATTGGCAGTTGGATTATTGATCAAGTTTGTCAACAAATTGCGATTTGGCGTCAACAAAAGTTGAGTCAAATAACCTGCGCGATTAATATTTCTCCATTCCAGTTCTTGCATCATGATTTCATCGAACAGTTAGATGTAGCGATTGCTAAGCATCAAGTTCCATCATCAAGTGTCGAACTAGAAATTACCGAAGGTCTACTCATGCATGATCTTCAACGATCAGTGGAAATACTTAAGCAATTACATCGTCGTGGTTTTAAAATATCAATAGATGACTTTGGAACAGGATACTCATCCTTGGCCTATTTAAAATTATTCCCATTAGACAAGTTAAAAATTGATAAGTCGTTCATTGATAATATTAGTAGCAACGGTGCTGACCGTTCCATTGTGCGTACGATTATCGATCTAGCAAAACACTTAAACTTAAAAGTCGTTGCAGAGGGCGTTGAAACGCTAGAACAATTCGAACTGCTTAACGAGTACCAGTGCGACGAAATTCAAGGTTACTACTTTAGTAAACCAATCAGTGCTCAAGCCATCATTGAATTTAGCCATGAGCACTAA
- a CDS encoding undecaprenyl-diphosphate phosphatase, protein MDWLQIIILALIQGLTEFLPISSSAHLILPAQLLGWQDQGNSFDVALHVGTLTAVVVYFRHEVMAMTQSFFRSGFSKNMERDAKLAWAVIWGTVPVGLVGLIFSAFDIVDLYLRSIPVIATTTIVFALLLWWIEKRAVARRDEYDIGIKDIMVVGIAQAMALVPGTSRSGATMMAGLWLGLSRSAAARFSFLLSIPVIVLSGGLTTLKLIQQPQAVHWGELFAGFSIAAVSAFTCIHFFLKLIDKIGMMPFVWYRLALGAVLLTIIFI, encoded by the coding sequence ATGGACTGGCTTCAAATTATTATACTGGCTCTTATACAAGGGCTCACCGAGTTTCTTCCTATCTCTAGTTCCGCGCATTTAATTTTGCCTGCGCAACTTTTAGGTTGGCAAGATCAAGGAAATTCCTTCGATGTCGCCTTGCATGTTGGAACCTTAACCGCGGTCGTGGTTTATTTTCGACATGAAGTCATGGCAATGACTCAGTCCTTTTTTCGAAGTGGTTTTTCAAAGAATATGGAGCGCGACGCCAAGTTAGCCTGGGCGGTTATTTGGGGCACCGTCCCGGTCGGGCTGGTTGGTTTGATATTCAGTGCTTTTGATATTGTTGACTTGTATTTGCGTTCAATACCGGTGATTGCAACGACGACCATTGTATTTGCACTGTTGTTATGGTGGATTGAGAAGCGTGCCGTCGCACGCAGAGACGAATACGATATCGGAATCAAAGACATCATGGTTGTTGGAATTGCTCAGGCAATGGCATTAGTACCAGGAACCAGTCGCAGTGGCGCAACGATGATGGCTGGTTTATGGTTAGGGTTGTCGCGTAGTGCGGCGGCTAGATTTTCCTTCTTACTTTCTATTCCGGTGATCGTTTTGTCCGGTGGCTTAACCACCCTAAAACTTATTCAGCAGCCTCAAGCGGTTCATTGGGGCGAGTTATTCGCCGGCTTTTCAATTGCTGCGGTTAGCGCTTTCACCTGTATTCACTTTTTTCTTAAATTGATCGATAAAATTGGAATGATGCCATTTGTCTGGTATCGACTAGCGCTCGGTGCTGTTCTACTAACCATTATTTTTATTTGA
- the folK gene encoding 2-amino-4-hydroxy-6-hydroxymethyldihydropteridine diphosphokinase — MPQIYVSIGTNVEHNKHLTMAMEQLYQNFGQLLISPVYQSAAVGFDGNDFYNLVAGFYSDLDVLALTQRFKDIERLSGRDHSAPKFSDRTLDIDLLNYGDEVINEPVVLPRDEILYHAFVLFPLADIASDWQHPVAAAPISEIASKFDASAQRLSQIADPINMDAYR, encoded by the coding sequence ATGCCGCAGATTTACGTCAGTATTGGCACCAATGTTGAGCACAATAAACATTTAACCATGGCGATGGAGCAGCTGTACCAGAATTTTGGTCAGTTACTGATATCTCCGGTTTATCAAAGTGCGGCCGTTGGTTTTGACGGGAATGATTTTTATAACTTGGTCGCTGGATTTTACAGTGACTTAGACGTCTTGGCGTTAACTCAGCGCTTTAAAGACATTGAGCGATTGTCAGGCCGTGATCATAGTGCGCCAAAGTTCAGCGATCGAACACTAGACATCGATCTTTTAAACTACGGCGATGAAGTCATCAATGAGCCCGTGGTCTTACCGCGAGACGAAATTCTTTATCATGCATTTGTGCTTTTTCCGTTAGCCGACATTGCTTCTGATTGGCAGCATCCGGTCGCGGCGGCACCAATTTCTGAGATTGCTTCCAAGTTTGATGCGAGTGCCCAGCGACTGAGTCAAATTGCCGATCCAATTAATATGGATGCCTATCGATGA
- a CDS encoding class I SAM-dependent methyltransferase, whose translation MTAEKKHYFDHQQQALKAIGLPAIDEASLQQSWALNQLMKETLDGTHAVSFSLPDFMSLALYESSYGYYMAGRSPIGHDGDFVTAPEISSILARALASYLAPQLIEVKGHLLEFGAGRGALAVDLWRTVPEIEHYWIVEPSPILREQQRLSLRSAGIDLERCHWIQSPEQCPEQAILIGNEVLDALPFFQVKKRNGEWLENRVISSGQGWESVWCSVTSEPLIRWIQQHEDKLPDVEEFVIEAAPQRGQWLLSWLERLIKGGCIFLDYGHEAREFFSLIRRSGSLQCYFRHHRHGEFTLIPGAQDITSHVNFSELCGVIESAGYTLSGFCNQRDFILQSGCVESLPDVGDLTQRIIQSQQLQQLMMPGEMGDLVKAIAFTKQFRENAAPMIPCNLVARL comes from the coding sequence GTGACTGCCGAAAAAAAGCATTATTTCGACCACCAACAGCAGGCCCTAAAGGCGATTGGCTTACCCGCAATTGATGAAGCTAGTCTGCAACAGTCATGGGCACTTAATCAGCTCATGAAAGAAACGCTCGATGGCACTCATGCAGTTTCTTTTAGTCTGCCTGACTTTATGAGCCTGGCGTTATATGAATCAAGTTATGGCTACTATATGGCGGGTCGGTCACCCATCGGTCATGATGGTGACTTTGTCACTGCGCCTGAAATATCATCGATATTAGCAAGGGCGCTAGCAAGTTACTTAGCACCGCAGTTGATAGAAGTGAAAGGGCACCTATTAGAATTTGGTGCTGGAAGAGGTGCGCTAGCGGTCGATCTTTGGCGGACAGTACCGGAAATTGAGCATTATTGGATAGTTGAACCGTCGCCTATACTCCGCGAGCAGCAACGTCTCTCATTACGCTCAGCAGGGATTGATCTAGAACGTTGTCACTGGATTCAAAGCCCTGAACAGTGTCCTGAACAAGCCATTTTGATTGGTAATGAAGTGTTAGATGCACTTCCGTTTTTTCAAGTTAAAAAACGAAATGGAGAGTGGCTAGAAAACCGAGTTATTTCAAGCGGCCAGGGATGGGAGAGTGTTTGGTGTTCCGTCACCAGCGAGCCTTTAATACGTTGGATTCAACAGCATGAAGATAAATTGCCCGACGTCGAAGAGTTCGTGATAGAAGCAGCACCGCAGCGGGGACAATGGTTGTTGAGTTGGTTGGAGCGACTCATAAAAGGCGGCTGTATCTTCTTAGATTACGGCCACGAGGCGAGGGAGTTTTTTAGTTTGATAAGACGCTCCGGCTCGTTGCAATGTTATTTTAGACATCATCGTCACGGTGAGTTTACTTTAATACCGGGCGCTCAAGACATTACCAGTCATGTCAACTTTTCTGAATTGTGCGGCGTGATCGAGTCAGCTGGGTACACATTAAGTGGATTCTGCAATCAACGTGACTTTATTTTACAGTCAGGTTGTGTTGAATCGCTCCCCGATGTTGGCGACCTGACGCAGCGAATCATTCAGTCTCAGCAATTGCAACAATTAATGATGCCCGGAGAGATGGGTGATCTTGTCAAAGCCATTGCTTTTACCAAGCAGTTTAGAGAGAATGCCGCACCAATGATTCCGTGCAATTTGGTGGCTCGTTTATGA
- the folB gene encoding dihydroneopterin aldolase — MDTVFIEQLTVDTVIGVYDWERKIRQKLILDVEMGFDIKAAAASDDLSKALDYSAVATALTQFIESTEFKLVETLVEQSAELVLNQFAVAWVKIKLAKPGAVRGSRAVGVTIMRTAEGHGAN, encoded by the coding sequence ATGGATACGGTTTTCATCGAACAATTAACTGTAGATACGGTGATCGGGGTTTACGATTGGGAGCGAAAAATTCGTCAAAAGCTGATCTTGGATGTAGAAATGGGCTTTGACATTAAAGCTGCTGCTGCCTCTGACGATCTCTCAAAGGCGTTGGACTACAGCGCTGTTGCAACGGCTTTAACACAGTTCATCGAAAGCACTGAGTTTAAACTGGTCGAAACACTGGTCGAACAGAGTGCTGAATTAGTTTTAAATCAGTTTGCTGTTGCTTGGGTAAAAATTAAATTAGCCAAGCCCGGTGCTGTTCGTGGTAGCCGAGCGGTCGGTGTTACTATCATGCGGACGGCTGAAGGACATGGAGCCAACTGA
- a CDS encoding general secretion pathway protein GspB — translation MSILLNALNKGTDDQSSDDIDELIASPLEETPERSSQGTRFNVLHGLLLAIALILVVICYLLFKLLSESESARSTVVNVPSSSTQSNLETSSINSNLDNKTNVTNTASTQLMKEVNETSQSESVGNEQETVVLNPSTSNDKRTNVERGTASSDESEQYIESYRPKRYASENTSSQTRSDTIESSSNSRTYSTEVENRNTPPSREYTSNLRQDLPVREKDELTQVQLLMVNEVVIDAHIYSEDPSQRFVFVGGEMKTEGDQIVNSWFLESIEPKGVIINNGVLRVRLNQ, via the coding sequence ATGTCAATCTTATTGAATGCACTAAATAAAGGAACAGATGACCAATCATCAGACGATATAGATGAGTTGATCGCAAGTCCTTTAGAAGAAACGCCAGAGCGATCGAGTCAAGGCACTAGATTTAATGTGCTGCATGGATTACTACTTGCTATCGCGTTAATTCTTGTGGTGATTTGTTATCTGTTATTCAAACTGCTGTCTGAATCAGAAAGTGCGAGATCTACTGTTGTAAACGTTCCATCCAGTTCAACGCAAAGCAATTTAGAAACTTCATCGATAAACAGTAATTTAGATAATAAAACTAACGTTACAAATACTGCCTCCACTCAATTGATGAAAGAGGTGAATGAAACCTCTCAATCAGAATCTGTAGGCAATGAGCAAGAAACCGTCGTGCTTAATCCATCAACGAGCAATGATAAGCGGACGAATGTTGAGCGTGGCACTGCTAGTAGCGATGAATCAGAACAATATATTGAAAGCTATCGACCGAAGCGTTATGCCTCTGAAAATACATCGAGTCAAACTCGTTCAGATACTATTGAGTCATCGTCTAACTCCAGAACCTATTCAACGGAAGTTGAAAATAGAAATACTCCTCCTAGCCGCGAGTACACTTCGAATTTGCGACAAGATCTTCCGGTTAGAGAAAAAGACGAATTAACACAAGTTCAATTATTAATGGTCAATGAAGTTGTGATAGATGCTCATATTTACTCAGAAGATCCTTCTCAGCGGTTTGTTTTTGTCGGTGGGGAAATGAAAACCGAGGGTGACCAAATAGTTAATAGTTGGTTTCTCGAATCAATTGAGCCCAAAGGGGTGATAATTAATAATGGCGTTTTAAGAGTAAGACTCAATCAATAG
- a CDS encoding DUF4870 domain-containing protein, with amino-acid sequence MTEQNDHQAQPQEEAQAEAPQQPTATPANEGPTADERQYAMFCHLAAFAGLIIPFGSIVGPLVMWLIKKDESAYINYHGREALNFNITMALLGLLCFLLMFVVIGVFLLPLLAVVWLIMIIVACIKANDGVEYRYPFALRLIS; translated from the coding sequence ATGACTGAACAAAACGATCATCAAGCTCAGCCGCAAGAAGAAGCTCAAGCGGAAGCTCCACAACAACCGACGGCTACGCCAGCCAATGAAGGCCCAACAGCCGATGAGCGTCAATATGCAATGTTTTGCCACCTTGCAGCCTTTGCTGGATTAATCATTCCATTTGGAAGCATCGTCGGACCGCTAGTAATGTGGTTAATCAAAAAGGACGAGTCTGCCTACATCAATTACCATGGCCGAGAAGCGTTAAATTTTAACATCACCATGGCTCTGCTCGGCTTATTGTGCTTTTTGCTTATGTTTGTGGTTATTGGCGTATTTTTGCTGCCTCTGTTAGCCGTCGTCTGGTTAATCATGATTATCGTCGCCTGTATCAAAGCCAATGATGGCGTTGAATATCGTTATCCCTTTGCTTTGCGACTTATTAGCTAA
- a CDS encoding SDR family oxidoreductase, with protein MNKNVALVTGGAIRVGRAICRELAEQGYRLIVHYHSSSEPAESLSRELQTMGAEHCLVTADLSDRGGIECLLEQIPPAFKDINLLVNSAAIFPDDDHIGQLSEHWDSVMNLNARAPILLAEAVFKRCASLQQVINIVDARVYRNQTQRLSYRWSKLVLAQATKDLALVMAPKVRVNAVALGAILPPPGADETYLSRLEKSIPLQQTGDTDAVARAVRYLVQQPFVTGQVLSLDGGEFL; from the coding sequence ATGAATAAAAATGTCGCTCTGGTAACTGGTGGCGCGATTCGTGTTGGGCGCGCAATTTGCCGTGAGCTAGCAGAACAAGGTTATCGACTCATTGTGCATTATCATAGCTCAAGTGAGCCGGCGGAGTCGCTGTCTCGAGAGCTTCAAACGATGGGAGCCGAGCATTGTCTTGTTACGGCCGATCTTAGTGATCGCGGAGGCATTGAATGCTTGCTTGAGCAAATCCCTCCGGCATTCAAAGACATTAATCTATTGGTAAATTCGGCCGCTATTTTTCCTGACGATGATCACATTGGTCAATTATCTGAGCATTGGGATAGCGTCATGAATTTAAATGCTCGTGCACCAATTTTGCTGGCAGAAGCTGTGTTTAAGAGATGCGCCTCACTGCAGCAAGTGATCAATATTGTCGATGCTCGAGTCTATCGAAATCAAACACAGCGCTTATCTTACCGTTGGTCAAAGCTGGTATTGGCGCAAGCAACCAAAGATCTCGCTTTAGTTATGGCTCCGAAGGTTCGAGTTAATGCGGTGGCTCTTGGCGCAATATTACCCCCTCCAGGCGCGGATGAAACCTATTTAAGTCGGCTTGAAAAGTCGATTCCCTTGCAGCAAACAGGTGACACCGACGCAGTGGCCAGAGCGGTACGCTATTTGGTTCAGCAACCCTTCGTGACTGGGCAAGTACTTAGCCTAGACGGCGGCGAATTTTTGTAA
- a CDS encoding SRPBCC family protein has protein sequence MKFLKVAIIALVVLVVVIWGGGYFLEPTYKVSREIKIAAPAEKVMQEISDFSRWQKWGVWFERDPKMKITITGDAGMVGHSSKWSSETQGNGQMILTAINNEELTYDLLFPDMGMQSIGRMSLTELRGENGEAETLVVWSDEGDVGTDIVSRYFVLFIDELMGPDFEQGLTNLKVLTEKKEG, from the coding sequence ATGAAGTTTTTAAAAGTTGCTATCATTGCTTTGGTCGTTCTAGTGGTTGTTATTTGGGGCGGCGGGTACTTTTTAGAGCCTACGTATAAAGTTTCTCGCGAAATTAAGATCGCAGCTCCAGCTGAAAAAGTTATGCAGGAGATCAGTGACTTCTCTCGCTGGCAGAAATGGGGCGTTTGGTTCGAGCGAGATCCAAAAATGAAAATAACCATTACTGGCGATGCTGGAATGGTTGGTCATTCTTCTAAATGGTCGAGTGAAACTCAAGGCAATGGCCAGATGATTTTAACTGCCATCAACAATGAAGAACTTACCTATGATTTACTCTTTCCCGATATGGGAATGCAGTCTATTGGCCGAATGTCACTAACAGAGTTGCGCGGCGAAAACGGTGAAGCCGAAACTTTAGTAGTGTGGAGTGATGAAGGTGATGTCGGTACTGATATTGTTAGTCGTTACTTTGTATTATTTATCGATGAGTTAATGGGACCTGACTTTGAGCAAGGCCTTACTAATTTGAAAGTACTGACCGAGAAAAAAGAAGGGTAA